A region of the Sulfurimonas crateris genome:
TAGGATTTTTTAGAGACTTGATGACGGCATCGGCTCTTGGTGCGAACATCTACAGCGACATATTTTTCGTAGCGTTCAAACTCCCTAATCTTTTTCGCCGAATCTTTGCTGAAGGCGCGTTTACACAGGCGTTTATTCCCGCTTATGCACACTCAAACAACAAGTCCATTTTCTCGGCAAACATCTTTTTAATATTTCTCTCCATTATCATTATAATAACGCTTCTTGTAAATATTGCACCCGCCGTTGCCACACAGGCTATAGCCGTTGGCTTTGATGAAAAAACCATTGATATCGCCCAGCCATACGTAGCCATAAACTTCTGGTATCTGCCCCTTATATTTGCCGTAACTTTTCTTAGTGCGATGCTGCAGTACAAACGCCACTTTGCCACGACCGCGTTCTCTACCGCACTTTTAAATATATCGCTTATCTTAGCTCTATATCTCTCCTCAGAAAAAAGCGATGCCGAGATTGTCTACTACCTCAGTTTCGGTGTCGTTATAGGCGGAATACTGCAGCTTGTAACACACATCATAGCCATCCGCCAGCTCGGTCTTTTAAAGCCTCTTTGCAGCGGTTTTAAACATCTTGGAACAAAAGCATCTAGGATAAAAGAGGAGAGCAGAAAGTTTAAAAAGCAGTTCTTTCCTGCCATCTGGGGAAACTCCACTCCGCAAGTAAGCGCTTTTTTAGACACATTTCTGGCATCTT
Encoded here:
- the murJ gene encoding murein biosynthesis integral membrane protein MurJ, with the translated sequence MFKAIFTNSFGILFSRILGFFRDLMTASALGANIYSDIFFVAFKLPNLFRRIFAEGAFTQAFIPAYAHSNNKSIFSANIFLIFLSIIIIITLLVNIAPAVATQAIAVGFDEKTIDIAQPYVAINFWYLPLIFAVTFLSAMLQYKRHFATTAFSTALLNISLILALYLSSEKSDAEIVYYLSFGVVIGGILQLVTHIIAIRQLGLLKPLCSGFKHLGTKASRIKEESRKFKKQFFPAIWGNSTPQVSAFLDTFLASFLATGSISYLYYANRIFQLPLALFAIATSIALFPSIARYIKNNDEAKARLFMQRAFWFLAFLLSASTIGGYILSHEIIWLLFERGSFSALDTSKSAAVLEMYMIGLLPLGLQKLFLLWLYANEQQMRAAKIATFSLLSYIVFALALITPMGAAGLALAGTIGGFVGFAMTIKAFGVKNFFDILINKNAIYLIAGSILLTIALLLFKDFIAVYI